Proteins from a single region of Chelatococcus sp. HY11:
- a CDS encoding recombinase family protein: MTSIGYARVSTGDQDTALQLDALRKTGCEKLFEDKASGVKTDRPGLTEAVRYARDGDTLTVWKLDRLGRSMKHLIEIVTELESKGIGFRSITENIDTTTSGGRLVFHLFGALAQFERDLIRERTRAGLQAAEDRGRRGGRQAVVTPEKLAKARQHLAAGLNVREAAARVKIGKTALYEALKAEKSAAPTVKPA, encoded by the coding sequence ATGACCTCGATCGGCTACGCAAGGGTATCCACCGGCGACCAGGATACGGCGCTTCAACTCGATGCGCTGCGCAAGACGGGTTGCGAGAAGCTGTTCGAAGACAAGGCATCGGGTGTGAAAACCGATCGGCCGGGGCTGACCGAAGCCGTGCGCTATGCTCGGGACGGCGACACGCTTACGGTCTGGAAGCTCGATCGCCTCGGTCGATCGATGAAGCACCTGATCGAGATCGTCACCGAGTTGGAATCCAAGGGTATCGGCTTCCGCTCTATCACCGAGAACATCGACACCACGACATCTGGCGGTCGCCTGGTCTTCCATCTGTTCGGAGCGCTGGCCCAGTTCGAACGCGATCTCATCCGGGAAAGAACCCGCGCCGGACTGCAGGCAGCAGAGGATCGGGGTCGACGCGGAGGCCGCCAGGCGGTTGTAACACCGGAGAAGCTCGCAAAGGCTCGTCAGCATCTGGCTGCCGGTCTCAATGTCCGCGAAGCCGCCGCCCGCGTAAAGATCGGAAAGACCGCGCTCTATGAAGCGCTCAAAGCCGAAAAATCAGCCGCACCCACCGTCAAACCGGCGTGA
- a CDS encoding SDR family NAD(P)-dependent oxidoreductase has translation MFDKPASDLLRLDGRNAVITGGARGIGRAIAARLAEAGAAVAIGDLDGAAAEVVASALAASFGVRTYGGALDVSDPAAIRVFAECAEKATGPLTVWVNNAGIYPVSQFLDMDVSEWDKVIAVNLRGTFLGAQEAARRMIAFQNAGRVILNISSVSGYRGRAGLAHYTASKHGVVGLTKSLAIELGPRGIRVLSIAPTLVPTPGIKARHAGDAQGQAAQLEATLARQLPLGRVADEDDIAQAALFCVSDMASLVTGTTLFVDAGATAH, from the coding sequence ATGTTTGACAAGCCGGCTTCCGACCTGCTGCGGCTCGACGGACGGAATGCCGTCATTACGGGCGGGGCCCGGGGCATTGGACGAGCGATCGCTGCACGCCTAGCGGAAGCCGGCGCGGCCGTTGCAATCGGCGACCTCGATGGTGCCGCGGCAGAAGTCGTTGCGAGCGCGTTGGCTGCGAGCTTCGGTGTCAGGACCTATGGTGGTGCACTTGACGTCAGCGACCCTGCCGCTATCCGAGTGTTCGCAGAATGCGCAGAGAAAGCAACCGGACCCTTGACCGTGTGGGTCAACAATGCGGGAATTTATCCCGTTTCACAATTCCTCGATATGGACGTGTCCGAATGGGACAAAGTCATCGCGGTCAATCTTCGAGGAACTTTCCTCGGTGCGCAGGAGGCGGCGCGTCGTATGATCGCTTTCCAAAACGCGGGGCGCGTCATCCTGAATATTTCGTCTGTCTCCGGGTATCGTGGCCGGGCCGGGCTGGCACATTACACGGCCAGCAAACATGGCGTGGTTGGTCTGACCAAGAGCCTTGCAATCGAACTCGGGCCGCGCGGCATCCGTGTTCTCTCGATCGCACCGACGCTCGTTCCGACACCGGGAATCAAGGCGCGCCACGCCGGAGACGCTCAGGGGCAGGCGGCGCAGCTTGAAGCAACGCTCGCCAGACAGTTGCCGCTGGGGCGTGTTGCTGATGAGGACGACATCGCGCAGGCCGCTCTCTTCTGCGTCAGTGATATGGCTTCACTTGTGACCGGGACAACGCTCTTCGTCGACGCGGGCGCAACCGCCCACTGA
- a CDS encoding phosphotransferase family protein, protein MADPRKDIAERLGAWFAAHGALHDVIIEARTTVGLSQITWLGTLRDGAELRPIVLRLPTAASGGRSILAQRLALQVVAGHHLPVPELLWHDDGHDNLFGCPFIVMARAPGSVPVGWEALDTDVRHCLAEQAIDALAGLHAIDVDQTPLAHSEPSSLMDYRGLERLARRLSPLPPVMDAALWWLARHQPKMQPRRAIVHGDYRMGNMVVDEGRITGILDWEMAAPGDPLADLVWCFIPVWEPPGVDEAPLLKRYAERTGIDIDSDALHWHRVLAFLRLSYYALSATRAFDSGKVPDLRLAALRLHLPIRLDRLAAAMAGEPLC, encoded by the coding sequence GTGGCTGATCCACGTAAGGACATTGCCGAGCGGCTCGGGGCCTGGTTCGCCGCACACGGCGCCTTGCATGATGTTATAATCGAGGCACGCACCACCGTCGGTCTCTCGCAGATAACGTGGCTCGGAACCCTTCGTGATGGCGCTGAGCTGCGGCCCATCGTCCTCCGCTTACCCACGGCGGCTTCCGGCGGGCGTTCCATCCTTGCGCAGCGATTGGCTTTGCAGGTGGTTGCCGGTCATCACCTCCCCGTGCCGGAACTGCTGTGGCATGACGACGGGCACGACAACCTCTTTGGATGCCCATTTATTGTCATGGCACGAGCGCCCGGGTCCGTTCCGGTGGGCTGGGAGGCGCTTGACACTGACGTCCGACATTGTTTGGCGGAACAAGCGATTGACGCCTTGGCTGGCCTCCACGCCATTGATGTCGACCAGACGCCGCTCGCGCACTCGGAACCGTCCTCGCTGATGGATTACCGCGGCCTTGAACGATTGGCGAGGCGGCTATCTCCCCTCCCACCCGTGATGGACGCCGCACTTTGGTGGCTTGCTCGGCACCAACCGAAGATGCAGCCGCGTCGCGCCATCGTCCATGGTGATTATCGCATGGGGAATATGGTCGTCGATGAGGGCCGCATTACGGGCATTCTCGATTGGGAAATGGCTGCCCCCGGAGATCCGCTCGCCGACCTCGTCTGGTGCTTTATCCCGGTTTGGGAACCTCCCGGGGTAGACGAGGCACCATTGCTGAAACGCTATGCCGAGCGCACTGGAATCGACATCGATTCAGATGCACTCCATTGGCATCGCGTGCTCGCTTTTCTGCGCCTCTCCTACTACGCGCTTTCCGCGACACGCGCTTTCGACAGTGGGAAAGTGCCGGACCTGCGCCTTGCCGCGTTGCGGCTTCATCTACCGATTAGGCTAGACCGCCTGGCAGCGGCGATGGCCGGCGAACCTTTGTGTTGA
- a CDS encoding FAD-dependent oxidoreductase, producing MRIPDTHPELGPAFPLLGQPIKLAGFELPNRVAMAAMSSGLGSPEGRVTPDSLEYYRARAAGGAGLITVEFTCVDTRYGRAEMAQLALDQDEFIDGHRGLVKAMKDEGAGTALQLHLPGQLADPRTLQGLPSGPSIVLSRRDGTPQCLAFSEEEVHGLVRAFGSATERAVEAGYDAIELHGAHGYLLMAFLSPLKNTRDDFWGGDETRRLNFPLAVIRAVKAALGPDKPLIYRLSSTDYLPGGITLEDTLRIVPRLVAAGVDAIHVSTGNIEGSLDMTIDPMSMPEGWRLDHCRAIRDVAGVPVLGVGPVRWPATGETAIREGALDIVALGRPLLADPFWARKALSGRVKDIRPCTNCNWCFDRILRHETIACAENPVAGYERISRALSGGGERKAIVVGGGPGGMAAALDFAAAGFSTELYETRRELGGGLIASATPPLKDKLFWYLDYLKERLAESAVTVHCGHKLDPGAVVALAPDVVLLATGARAANFPLQTDARARIVSAYDLLMSEADLPPPNTLPVVVYGGGETGCETAEYLTERGYSVVLVTRSPARQLARSAEPMYRKQLRARLANNMALTIVENATIASVCGETVRIEVAAGGMEISCTCVVMAQGRESGTDFDIALSRQGIPFSVVGDAQSIGRIGDAVHAARRAVLHLSDSHPPARPNRGV from the coding sequence GTGAGGATTCCTGACACCCACCCTGAACTCGGACCGGCATTTCCTCTTCTCGGTCAACCAATCAAGCTTGCAGGGTTTGAACTCCCAAATCGGGTCGCTATGGCTGCAATGTCTAGCGGGCTTGGCTCGCCAGAAGGTCGGGTCACTCCGGACAGCCTCGAATATTACAGGGCGCGCGCGGCGGGCGGCGCAGGGTTGATCACCGTTGAATTCACCTGCGTGGACACCCGTTACGGCCGGGCCGAAATGGCACAATTGGCGCTCGATCAAGATGAATTTATCGACGGGCATCGCGGGCTTGTCAAAGCCATGAAGGATGAAGGCGCCGGGACTGCCCTTCAGCTTCATCTTCCTGGACAGTTAGCCGATCCGCGTACGCTCCAGGGGCTGCCGTCCGGCCCGAGCATCGTTCTGTCGCGGCGTGACGGAACACCTCAGTGCCTTGCCTTCTCCGAGGAGGAAGTGCACGGTTTGGTTCGCGCTTTCGGCTCTGCGACAGAGCGTGCAGTCGAAGCGGGGTATGATGCGATTGAACTCCATGGAGCGCACGGCTATCTTTTGATGGCTTTTCTGTCTCCGCTCAAAAACACCCGTGATGATTTCTGGGGGGGGGATGAGACGCGGCGCCTGAACTTCCCGCTCGCAGTCATCCGGGCGGTGAAAGCGGCGCTGGGACCAGATAAACCGCTCATCTACCGGTTGTCGTCGACAGATTACCTGCCGGGCGGGATTACGCTGGAAGACACGCTTCGCATCGTACCCCGACTTGTCGCTGCTGGCGTCGATGCGATCCATGTCTCAACCGGCAACATCGAAGGCTCGCTAGATATGACAATCGATCCGATGTCGATGCCGGAGGGCTGGCGGCTTGACCATTGCCGCGCCATCCGGGACGTCGCCGGGGTCCCTGTTCTGGGGGTGGGTCCCGTACGTTGGCCGGCAACCGGGGAAACGGCCATCCGAGAAGGTGCTCTCGATATCGTGGCGCTCGGACGTCCTCTCCTCGCCGATCCGTTCTGGGCAAGAAAGGCCCTATCCGGCAGGGTAAAGGACATTCGTCCATGCACGAATTGCAACTGGTGTTTCGACCGTATCCTGCGTCATGAAACAATCGCATGCGCCGAGAACCCGGTCGCGGGGTACGAGCGGATCAGTCGCGCGCTTTCCGGCGGCGGTGAACGTAAGGCCATCGTCGTCGGCGGCGGCCCGGGCGGCATGGCCGCGGCACTTGATTTCGCCGCCGCTGGCTTCTCAACTGAGCTTTACGAAACGCGTCGCGAACTGGGAGGCGGACTCATTGCGTCAGCGACGCCACCGCTGAAAGACAAGCTGTTCTGGTATCTCGATTATCTAAAAGAACGCCTCGCCGAGAGCGCCGTCACGGTCCATTGTGGCCACAAGCTCGATCCGGGAGCGGTGGTGGCGCTCGCGCCTGATGTCGTCTTGCTTGCGACCGGCGCGCGCGCAGCAAACTTTCCGCTCCAGACAGACGCCCGGGCCCGGATCGTGAGCGCCTATGATCTCCTCATGAGCGAGGCGGATCTGCCGCCTCCGAACACCCTACCTGTAGTCGTCTATGGAGGCGGAGAAACCGGTTGCGAAACGGCAGAATATCTGACCGAGCGCGGATACTCTGTCGTTCTTGTGACGCGCTCTCCGGCCCGGCAGCTCGCACGCTCTGCGGAACCAATGTATCGGAAGCAGTTGCGCGCTCGCCTCGCCAATAACATGGCGCTGACAATTGTTGAGAACGCGACCATAGCGAGTGTCTGCGGTGAAACGGTCCGAATCGAGGTTGCCGCCGGCGGAATGGAGATCTCCTGTACGTGTGTCGTGATGGCACAAGGCCGGGAGAGCGGCACCGATTTCGATATTGCTCTGTCCCGGCAGGGCATCCCGTTCTCTGTGGTGGGCGACGCGCAAAGTATCGGCCGCATCGGCGACGCCGTGCATGCCGCTCGCCGCGCCGTGCTGCATCTCAGCGACTCTCACCCGCCAGCCCGACCAAATCGAGGGGTCTGA
- a CDS encoding Tn3 family transposase produces the protein MARRVLLSETWWCQVTTIPDEDREIAKHYTLDQSDLDLVMRQNKASNRLGLACVLAMLRFPGRPLADGEILPSGVLRFLARQIGADHREIDRYFERPQTRREHLALLFEKMKMRPFAPSDVRALTGWLTPAAQTLRRADVLADMVVEELRRRRILLPARGALEAIIHVAIRRGIRIAHRALAGGLLEGQKRDLDKLLDPREGTNVTILAWARTPALSPTAINLDRIAERVQFLRSLNLPMELMERIPAKVFDELAAEGMRMSAQHLRDLNPERRHTVLAATVLHLSRHLTDCAIDVFKKLIGAMTRRADNQATARITRSVREVQKPLKDVSKVCHAIIEARQKGEDIGRSLETVIQWPIFATSVQAVDTLIAPDSIDGKIEMLQRYPTIRKMAPEFLSTFVFRGHAVAANLLRALSMVANLYRKGKRAIPDRAPIFFAPKGWMPLILQDGKIDRRAYELCLFSELKRRLDAGDVWVEGAKRFQSFESFLIPAPTFELMREEGPLPVAVDTDVETYLKQQRQTLNDGLSELSRLAEAGELDDVELAGTGFSVTPHKAMFPDIAKSLKPKVENRLPAVRITDLLLEVDARTGFSNAFTHLRTGRTADNKLALLTAVLADGINLGLTRMADVSPGLTMRQLAWVHDWHIREEGYTGAHAILVNAQRQLPLAKLWGDGTTSSSDGQYFPAGGHAEAIGDLNARYGPNPGAKFYRFTSDQYGAFHIIAMNANASEAIYVLDGLLYHGSDLAIETHYVDTGGVSDMSFALCHLVGFQLVPRLRGLKDRRLYLFPGDAPPQNLAPLFGEPINIERIRANWNDILRLVTTIRSGQVRPSTLLAKLSAFPRQNGLALALRDIGRINRSIFLPQWWQNPEMRRNATAGLNKSEAQNTLARALFFNRLGELRDRTFESQFYRASGLNLLINAIVYWNTLYLEPTFAELNREGIATPADVIKHITPLGWQHISLTGDYNWTPTDSLDLRPLRRETSMLAA, from the coding sequence ATGGCTCGAAGAGTATTGCTGAGCGAAACATGGTGGTGCCAGGTAACCACGATCCCGGATGAGGATAGGGAGATCGCCAAGCACTACACGCTGGACCAGTCGGATCTCGATCTGGTCATGCGACAGAACAAGGCGTCGAATCGGCTGGGCCTGGCCTGCGTTCTGGCGATGCTGCGATTTCCAGGCCGACCACTCGCGGATGGTGAGATCCTGCCTTCCGGCGTCTTGCGGTTCCTGGCGCGGCAGATCGGTGCCGATCATCGCGAGATCGACCGATATTTCGAACGTCCGCAGACACGCCGCGAGCACCTCGCCCTGCTGTTCGAGAAAATGAAGATGCGCCCATTTGCGCCTTCGGACGTGAGGGCACTGACCGGCTGGCTGACGCCCGCGGCGCAAACCCTGCGCCGGGCCGATGTTTTGGCGGATATGGTTGTGGAGGAATTGCGACGCCGGCGAATTCTCCTGCCGGCGCGCGGAGCACTCGAAGCCATCATCCACGTTGCAATCCGGCGCGGCATCCGCATCGCTCACCGGGCCTTGGCTGGCGGGCTCTTGGAAGGCCAGAAGCGTGACCTCGACAAACTTCTCGACCCGCGTGAGGGGACGAATGTGACCATCCTCGCGTGGGCCAGAACACCGGCATTGTCGCCTACCGCCATCAATCTCGACAGGATAGCCGAACGCGTTCAGTTTCTTCGGTCCCTGAACCTGCCAATGGAACTGATGGAGCGCATTCCGGCCAAGGTTTTTGATGAACTCGCCGCGGAAGGGATGCGGATGAGCGCACAGCATTTACGCGACCTCAACCCCGAACGCCGGCACACCGTGCTGGCTGCAACGGTCCTGCATCTTTCCCGCCATCTGACCGATTGCGCAATCGACGTGTTCAAGAAGCTAATCGGCGCCATGACGCGGCGAGCCGACAATCAGGCGACCGCCCGCATCACCCGTTCGGTCCGGGAGGTTCAGAAGCCGCTGAAGGACGTTTCGAAAGTTTGCCATGCGATCATAGAGGCCAGGCAGAAGGGCGAGGATATCGGCAGGTCGCTCGAAACGGTCATTCAATGGCCGATCTTCGCGACCAGTGTCCAGGCGGTCGACACGCTGATTGCCCCCGACAGCATCGACGGGAAAATCGAAATGCTCCAGCGCTATCCGACAATCCGGAAAATGGCGCCGGAATTCCTGTCGACGTTCGTGTTTCGTGGCCACGCCGTGGCGGCGAATCTCCTGCGCGCGCTATCCATGGTCGCCAATCTGTACCGCAAAGGGAAAAGAGCGATACCCGACAGAGCACCCATATTCTTTGCACCGAAAGGCTGGATGCCGCTCATCCTGCAGGATGGCAAGATCGATCGCAGGGCCTATGAACTCTGCCTGTTCAGCGAATTGAAACGCCGCCTCGATGCCGGCGATGTCTGGGTGGAGGGCGCGAAGCGCTTCCAGTCCTTCGAGAGCTTCCTCATTCCCGCGCCGACATTCGAGTTGATGCGGGAGGAAGGTCCGCTTCCGGTCGCAGTCGATACCGATGTGGAAACCTATCTGAAGCAACAGCGCCAGACCTTGAACGACGGGTTGAGCGAGCTTTCCCGTCTAGCAGAAGCCGGTGAGCTCGACGATGTCGAACTGGCCGGCACGGGTTTCAGCGTCACGCCACACAAGGCCATGTTCCCGGACATCGCGAAGTCGCTGAAACCGAAGGTGGAAAACCGGCTGCCTGCCGTCCGCATCACCGACCTGCTGCTTGAGGTGGACGCCCGCACGGGATTTTCGAATGCGTTCACCCATCTGCGCACCGGGCGCACGGCCGACAACAAGCTTGCCCTGCTTACCGCCGTTCTGGCGGACGGCATCAATCTCGGACTCACCAGAATGGCGGATGTTTCCCCCGGGCTGACGATGCGCCAGCTCGCCTGGGTGCACGACTGGCATATCCGGGAGGAGGGTTACACCGGCGCGCATGCCATCCTTGTCAATGCCCAGAGGCAATTGCCTCTCGCGAAATTGTGGGGCGACGGAACCACCTCATCCTCGGACGGGCAGTATTTTCCGGCGGGAGGGCACGCCGAGGCGATCGGCGACCTCAACGCCCGCTATGGCCCTAACCCCGGCGCGAAGTTCTATCGCTTCACCTCCGACCAGTATGGGGCGTTCCACATCATCGCTATGAACGCCAATGCGAGCGAGGCCATATACGTCCTCGACGGTCTGCTCTATCACGGCAGCGATCTCGCTATCGAAACCCACTATGTCGACACCGGCGGGGTCAGCGACATGAGTTTCGCTCTTTGCCATCTTGTCGGTTTCCAGCTCGTGCCCCGGTTGCGCGGCCTTAAGGATCGCCGGCTCTATCTCTTCCCGGGCGACGCGCCTCCCCAAAACCTCGCCCCGCTCTTCGGCGAACCCATCAACATCGAGCGGATCAGGGCAAACTGGAATGACATCCTGCGTCTCGTCACGACGATCCGTTCCGGCCAGGTGCGGCCTTCGACCTTGCTGGCGAAACTGTCCGCATTCCCGCGCCAAAACGGACTGGCGCTCGCGTTGCGCGACATTGGACGCATCAATCGATCCATCTTCCTGCCGCAATGGTGGCAGAACCCTGAAATGCGCAGGAACGCCACCGCAGGCCTCAACAAGAGCGAGGCCCAGAACACTCTGGCCCGGGCGCTGTTCTTCAATCGTCTCGGAGAGCTGCGGGACAGAACCTTCGAGAGCCAGTTCTACAGGGCGTCCGGGCTGAACCTGCTCATCAACGCGATCGTTTACTGGAACACGCTCTATCTCGAACCAACGTTTGCCGAACTCAATCGCGAAGGCATTGCAACGCCGGCCGACGTGATCAAGCACATCACGCCGCTCGGATGGCAGCATATCAGCCTCACCGGCGACTACAACTGGACCCCGACTGACAGTCTCGACCTAAGGCCGCTTCGGCGAGAGACGTCGATGCTGGCCGCTTGA
- a CDS encoding TetR/AcrR family transcriptional regulator yields the protein MPLAAPCCISATLTRQPDQIEGSDEGARVGQNEQRTIACDPHEKGDDVMAHATAPERSRNASHDRRRAEIIRAAVRHFWEKGSEATSLQSIADAIGVRKATLYYYFAAKDELIEAVLVDIITKGVRNIAELASLNDDPLTRLWRLIASHIDHVCENLIETAVFLHERKRWTLEQRQRILSDDYRYQQIFISTIREGQAAGQIRPEIDPTIAALSILGSTNWTYTWYRPGGDLEPALIGAQFATLTANSLATSDTLQLWRSPLSPLPSHG from the coding sequence ATGCCGCTCGCCGCGCCGTGCTGCATCTCAGCGACTCTCACCCGCCAGCCCGACCAAATCGAGGGGTCTGACGAAGGTGCGCGCGTTGGTCAAAATGAGCAGCGGACGATCGCTTGCGATCCTCATGAGAAGGGCGACGACGTGATGGCTCACGCCACGGCACCAGAGAGAAGCCGAAACGCTTCGCATGATCGGCGACGAGCTGAAATCATTCGCGCAGCCGTCCGGCACTTTTGGGAAAAGGGTTCCGAGGCAACTTCGCTTCAGAGTATCGCCGATGCGATTGGCGTTCGAAAAGCAACTCTCTATTATTATTTCGCCGCGAAAGACGAACTGATCGAGGCCGTTCTCGTCGACATCATTACAAAAGGTGTTCGAAATATCGCCGAACTCGCCTCTCTTAATGACGATCCCCTGACCCGTCTGTGGCGGCTAATTGCGAGCCACATTGACCATGTGTGCGAGAACCTCATCGAGACGGCGGTGTTCCTGCACGAACGAAAGCGCTGGACGCTTGAGCAGCGGCAGCGCATTCTCAGCGATGACTACCGCTATCAGCAAATTTTCATATCGACGATCCGCGAAGGGCAGGCAGCCGGTCAGATCCGGCCTGAAATCGATCCGACGATCGCCGCCCTCAGTATTCTAGGCTCAACCAACTGGACCTATACGTGGTATCGACCGGGCGGTGATCTTGAACCCGCGCTGATCGGCGCCCAGTTTGCCACTTTGACTGCAAACAGCCTCGCCACGTCCGACACGCTCCAGCTCTGGCGGTCGCCATTATCGCCTCTGCCCTCCCACGGATAA
- a CDS encoding YciI family protein: MPYAIIFFDRENSENLRLELRSAHIDYIRAHAPDVLASGGLLTDDGNTGHGGVIIIDTDDRRVAEDFVAKDPFFTGGIYGQYWISRWRKAFFAGQSFL, encoded by the coding sequence ATGCCTTATGCCATCATTTTCTTTGACCGCGAGAACAGTGAAAACCTCCGGCTGGAACTCCGCAGCGCGCATATCGACTATATTCGGGCGCATGCCCCCGATGTGCTTGCCAGCGGTGGCCTGCTGACGGATGACGGAAACACCGGTCATGGCGGCGTCATCATTATCGATACTGACGACCGCAGGGTCGCTGAGGACTTTGTCGCAAAGGATCCGTTTTTCACGGGAGGCATCTATGGGCAGTATTGGATCAGTCGTTGGCGCAAGGCATTCTTTGCCGGCCAGAGTTTCCTGTGA
- a CDS encoding SDR family oxidoreductase, whose product MGPRRATSRQSCSLRQAGERQQEFLMARGLRDKSAIVTGSSSGIGKAIASLFLDQGARVLGVDRADAPLELTGRTGFTALALDLAESGAAEEAVSHAAATDLDILINNAGIGDARPISETSDDDLQRYLRVNVVAPFALCRAAIARMKGRGGAIVNVSSVFGLRGAAGSSAYSVSKAGLSGMTLQLAAEHGRDGIRVNAVAPGLIATPLTEERLNENAWFRRMMIEGCPLGRPGRAEEIAEVCAFLASDAASFVSGVIMPVDGGWSSAKFLPKPG is encoded by the coding sequence ATGGGGCCGCGCCGGGCAACGAGCAGACAATCGTGTTCTTTGCGGCAAGCAGGCGAGCGACAACAGGAGTTCTTAATGGCCAGAGGTCTTCGCGATAAATCGGCAATCGTAACGGGCAGTTCTTCCGGCATCGGTAAGGCGATCGCATCACTCTTTCTTGATCAGGGCGCCCGCGTTCTCGGAGTCGACCGAGCAGATGCTCCTTTGGAGCTTACAGGTCGGACAGGCTTTACGGCATTGGCGCTCGACCTTGCCGAGTCTGGAGCTGCAGAGGAAGCTGTCTCGCATGCTGCGGCGACTGACCTCGATATCTTGATCAACAACGCGGGCATTGGCGATGCCCGTCCGATCAGCGAGACCTCAGATGACGATCTCCAACGATACCTGCGAGTCAACGTTGTGGCGCCTTTCGCCCTCTGCCGCGCCGCGATCGCGCGAATGAAGGGGCGCGGTGGCGCAATCGTCAATGTTTCGTCCGTGTTCGGGCTTCGAGGGGCGGCGGGCTCTTCGGCCTACTCCGTGTCGAAAGCGGGACTCTCCGGTATGACATTGCAGCTAGCTGCGGAGCACGGGCGAGATGGGATTCGGGTTAACGCCGTGGCGCCGGGTCTGATAGCGACGCCCTTAACGGAAGAGAGGCTCAACGAGAATGCTTGGTTCCGCCGGATGATGATCGAGGGCTGCCCCCTCGGCCGGCCGGGGCGGGCCGAGGAAATCGCCGAGGTCTGCGCTTTCCTGGCTTCGGACGCGGCCAGTTTCGTCAGCGGGGTGATCATGCCCGTAGACGGCGGCTGGTCTTCCGCTAAATTTCTGCCAAAGCCGGGTTAG